In a genomic window of Pantoea agglomerans:
- a CDS encoding rhodanese-like domain-containing protein: MTSLISEVAPASPSEALHHFSRRFAFETDCSDVYHSQKTGSVDYVLVDVRSNDAFLQAHVPGAINIPTRAITEERMAAYARDTLFVVYCAGPHCNGVHRAAVRLASLGFFVKEMLGGITGWVDEGLALQRAESAVPVDGFSCEC; the protein is encoded by the coding sequence ATGACCAGTTTAATCAGCGAAGTTGCGCCAGCGTCACCGTCAGAAGCGTTACACCATTTCAGCCGTCGTTTCGCCTTTGAGACCGACTGCTCCGATGTTTATCACAGCCAGAAAACAGGCAGTGTCGACTATGTGCTGGTCGATGTAAGAAGCAACGACGCCTTTTTACAGGCGCACGTACCGGGCGCGATCAATATCCCGACGCGCGCCATCACTGAGGAGCGCATGGCCGCCTATGCGCGCGACACGCTGTTTGTTGTCTATTGCGCTGGGCCGCACTGCAACGGCGTGCATCGCGCAGCGGTTCGCCTGGCGAGCCTGGGGTTTTTTGTCAAAGAGATGCTCGGCGGCATAACCGGCTGGGTTGACGAAGGGCTCGCCCTGCAGCGGGCAGAGAGCGCGGTGCCCGTCGACGGCTTCTCCTGCGAATGCTAA
- a CDS encoding MmcQ/YjbR family DNA-binding protein, which produces MKRETLFNYARDHYQAEPEYLWRNLPGYAVLRHPNGKKWFGIVMNVPGTRLGLESAEEVDVLEVKIRPEYIGSLRQKEGILPAYHMNKTHWISLLLAGPLSPKEIYDLLAESHALTTG; this is translated from the coding sequence ATGAAGCGTGAGACGCTGTTCAACTATGCCCGCGACCACTATCAGGCTGAACCAGAATATCTCTGGCGCAATCTGCCTGGCTATGCCGTGCTGCGGCATCCCAACGGGAAAAAGTGGTTTGGAATAGTGATGAACGTGCCCGGCACCAGACTGGGGCTGGAGAGCGCAGAGGAGGTTGACGTGCTGGAGGTCAAGATCCGGCCAGAATATATCGGCTCGCTGCGTCAAAAAGAGGGCATTCTGCCGGCTTACCATATGAATAAAACGCACTGGATAAGCCTTCTTCTCGCCGGGCCGCTGTCACCGAAGGAGATTTACGATCTTCTGGCCGAAAGTCACGCGCTGACTACCGGCTGA
- a CDS encoding surface-adhesin E family protein, whose protein sequence is MLLTGCAATSQPRPQPPAKAPAGLVKILADDQLTSYIDYRVISTYQGNSHLRRFYLINNYAERTLIIKEPPVYVSSSRAIDVINCDKNQRAILGHSLFSRPFAEGELVHADLEPGQWKTYPKDSLMGIVAESMCAIPVEKLKPEPPKETRKPLLD, encoded by the coding sequence ATGCTGCTGACAGGCTGCGCGGCGACCAGTCAACCCAGGCCGCAGCCGCCTGCCAAAGCGCCGGCTGGACTGGTGAAAATTCTGGCAGATGACCAGCTGACTTCCTATATCGATTACCGGGTGATTTCAACTTACCAGGGTAATAGCCACCTGCGCCGCTTCTATCTCATCAATAACTACGCAGAGCGGACGCTGATTATCAAAGAACCGCCCGTCTACGTCTCCAGCTCGCGGGCGATTGATGTGATTAACTGCGACAAAAACCAGCGAGCCATCCTGGGGCACAGCCTGTTTTCCAGACCGTTCGCGGAAGGAGAGCTTGTCCATGCAGATCTGGAGCCAGGGCAGTGGAAGACCTACCCAAAAGACTCTCTGATGGGGATAGTTGCTGAAAGCATGTGCGCTATTCCGGTAGAGAAACTCAAGCCAGAGCCGCCAAAAGAGACCCGCAAGCCGCTGCTGGATTAA
- a CDS encoding alpha/beta hydrolase: protein MISAATVAIASDNNNLPGYVQGADIIQVNTTQSQTDNIGDVVYAQVKSARSVRQLHMSVLVPRNSDLKPAIIYFPGGGFTTADRDKFIEMRMALANAGFVVAAAEYRTIPDTFPAPVLDAKAAVRYLRQHANDYGIDPARIGVLGDSAGGWLAQMLGTTNGDHSFDKGDFLSHSSDVQAVATIYGISDLRNIGEGFPEEIQKVHHSPAATETLLVNGVAFRDFAGASITSTPQKALAASPIGHLSGPKPPFLIMHGSKDTLVSPEQSARLYDALRKAGNQADYVLVDGAEHGDYQWYQPVIINRVVDWFLKTLGAPVKQNGKSTAEPDANL from the coding sequence ATGATTTCAGCAGCAACCGTAGCGATAGCTTCTGATAACAATAACCTCCCCGGATACGTTCAGGGTGCAGATATCATTCAGGTTAATACCACCCAAAGTCAGACAGATAACATCGGTGATGTGGTCTATGCGCAGGTAAAAAGTGCACGCTCAGTACGACAGTTACATATGTCTGTTCTCGTTCCCCGAAACAGTGACCTGAAGCCAGCCATCATTTACTTCCCCGGCGGGGGGTTCACCACGGCTGATCGCGACAAGTTTATTGAGATGCGTATGGCTCTGGCTAACGCCGGCTTTGTCGTTGCAGCAGCAGAATACCGCACCATTCCTGACACCTTTCCGGCACCAGTTTTGGATGCCAAAGCTGCGGTAAGATATCTTCGCCAGCATGCGAATGACTATGGTATTGACCCGGCACGTATTGGCGTACTCGGCGATTCTGCCGGAGGATGGCTGGCTCAGATGTTGGGGACAACCAATGGCGATCACTCTTTTGATAAAGGTGATTTTCTCAGTCACTCTTCCGATGTTCAGGCCGTCGCCACAATTTATGGAATTTCTGACCTGCGCAACATAGGTGAGGGCTTCCCGGAAGAGATACAGAAAGTTCATCACTCTCCGGCCGCAACTGAAACGCTGTTGGTTAATGGCGTGGCCTTCAGAGATTTCGCTGGCGCATCCATCACATCCACACCGCAGAAAGCCCTTGCTGCAAGTCCCATCGGACATCTTAGCGGACCCAAGCCCCCCTTCCTGATTATGCACGGCAGTAAGGATACTCTGGTATCACCTGAGCAGAGTGCTCGACTTTATGACGCTCTCAGGAAAGCGGGAAATCAGGCAGACTATGTGCTGGTTGACGGCGCTGAACATGGCGATTATCAGTGGTATCAGCCGGTGATCATCAACAGAGTTGTTGACTGGTTCCTTAAAACGCTGGGCGCTCCGGTAAAACAGAACGGTAAATCAACAGCAGAGCCTGATGCAAATCTCTGA
- a CDS encoding SDR family NAD(P)-dependent oxidoreductase — MMKLEGKTALVTGGGSGIGLAIARRFVQEGAHVFITGRREAQLAEAVRGIGGKVEAIAGDLTCASDRDRLFETLHARGVRLDIFVNSSGVSEPASLFDTTEEHFDRAFSLNVRAMVFAVQHAVQFMEAGGTIVLIGSIAGGIANPGYGAYSASKAAVRSYARTWSTELAPRGIRVNTLSPGPTDTPMFDRASDDVRQKLTARIPAGRLGNADEVAAAALFLASEESAYVSGAELIIDGGMTA; from the coding sequence ATGATGAAACTCGAAGGAAAAACCGCCCTGGTGACCGGCGGCGGCAGCGGTATTGGCCTGGCGATAGCGCGCCGCTTTGTACAAGAGGGCGCCCATGTTTTCATTACCGGTCGACGCGAAGCGCAGCTGGCGGAGGCGGTCAGGGGCATTGGCGGCAAGGTAGAGGCGATAGCGGGCGATCTGACCTGCGCCAGCGACCGCGACCGCCTGTTTGAGACCCTCCATGCCCGAGGTGTCCGGCTCGACATCTTTGTAAATTCATCCGGCGTGTCCGAGCCTGCCAGCCTGTTCGATACCACTGAGGAGCACTTCGATCGCGCCTTTAGCCTGAACGTGCGCGCCATGGTGTTTGCGGTACAGCATGCGGTGCAATTTATGGAGGCGGGCGGCACTATCGTGCTGATTGGCTCGATTGCCGGGGGCATCGCCAATCCAGGCTACGGCGCCTATTCCGCCAGTAAAGCCGCGGTGCGATCCTACGCCCGCACCTGGAGTACGGAGCTGGCGCCGCGCGGCATCAGGGTCAACACGCTGAGTCCAGGGCCTACCGACACGCCGATGTTCGATCGGGCCAGCGACGATGTCCGACAGAAACTGACCGCGCGGATCCCGGCCGGGCGGCTGGGAAATGCTGATGAAGTGGCGGCTGCGGCCCTGTTCCTCGCCTCAGAGGAGAGCGCTTACGTCAGCGGCGCGGAGCTGATTATTGATGGCGGCATGACGGCGTAA
- a CDS encoding anti-virulence regulator CigR family protein: MIKHRPLKALFAVIISFAVFAAPAYANPGNGNGNGNGNGNHGNSGNHGNNGAHGNKGQGNAGAKDKHGNRKNYARPDNVESDINFSLARSLAVNYGLVGYRSLPPGIAKKVARGKPLPPGIAKKTLPASMLNDLPYYPGYEWRAVGDDLVLIALSTAVVTAVINGVFD, encoded by the coding sequence ATGATTAAGCATCGCCCTCTTAAAGCACTTTTTGCGGTGATTATATCTTTTGCCGTTTTTGCTGCGCCGGCTTATGCAAACCCGGGCAACGGCAACGGCAACGGCAACGGCAACGGCAACCACGGTAACAGCGGCAATCACGGTAATAATGGTGCGCACGGAAACAAAGGGCAGGGAAATGCCGGGGCGAAGGACAAACATGGAAATCGCAAGAACTATGCGCGACCAGATAACGTCGAGTCGGATATTAACTTCTCTCTTGCACGTTCTCTTGCCGTTAATTATGGCCTGGTCGGCTATCGCTCACTGCCCCCAGGAATAGCCAAAAAAGTTGCGCGGGGTAAACCCTTGCCGCCGGGTATCGCTAAAAAAACGCTGCCGGCATCCATGCTTAATGACCTGCCCTATTATCCCGGCTACGAGTGGCGAGCCGTTGGTGATGATTTAGTCCTTATCGCTTTGAGCACAGCTGTCGTTACGGCCGTTATCAACGGCGTATTTGACTAA
- a CDS encoding acyltransferase family protein: protein MRPRITHLDGMRGLAILMVIAYHAYARWPELLPYVATTQQIPLLAFGWVGVQLFFMISGFVIFMTLDKSRGYIHFLKKRWLRLFPAMLIASFLLYISGGFFPESTVITGESKNLIPGLIFVNPETLSQLTGIEFSSMAGSFWSLYVEALFYLIIGAVYFTAGRKYCLPALLVPMLLLSASSVLKSLGHPLLIDVISKFGFIHYAWFMVGCLVYERLHGRDQGYHYVLVLLALLINFSYYVKHDGVITVVPLVVVMLFFIASFYSKQMERWLSVRFFTAIGFVSYALYLIHENLMIAMMIKLNAWIKSEAVMIALPIVVVAVLYYIAWLISKYAEPALRNALNLVVDGRVRAKES, encoded by the coding sequence ATGCGCCCACGTATTACGCATCTCGATGGCATGCGCGGTTTAGCCATCCTGATGGTCATTGCCTATCATGCCTATGCACGATGGCCTGAACTCTTACCTTACGTGGCGACGACGCAGCAGATCCCGCTGCTGGCATTTGGCTGGGTGGGCGTGCAGCTCTTTTTTATGATCTCGGGTTTTGTCATTTTTATGACGCTGGACAAATCGCGCGGCTATATCCATTTTCTGAAAAAACGCTGGCTACGTCTGTTCCCGGCCATGCTGATTGCCAGCTTTCTACTCTATATCTCAGGCGGATTCTTTCCAGAATCGACGGTGATTACCGGAGAAAGCAAAAACCTTATCCCCGGCCTGATATTTGTTAACCCGGAAACCCTGTCGCAGCTTACCGGGATTGAATTCAGCTCTATGGCAGGCTCCTTCTGGTCGTTATATGTTGAAGCGCTGTTTTATCTGATTATTGGTGCGGTCTATTTCACTGCTGGCCGTAAATATTGCCTGCCGGCGCTGCTTGTGCCGATGTTATTACTTTCGGCTTCGTCGGTACTGAAATCCCTTGGCCATCCCTTATTAATCGATGTGATTTCAAAATTCGGTTTTATTCATTACGCCTGGTTTATGGTGGGCTGTCTGGTTTATGAACGCCTGCACGGGCGCGATCAAGGCTATCACTATGTGCTGGTATTACTGGCCCTGCTAATCAATTTCAGCTATTACGTTAAGCACGACGGTGTTATTACTGTCGTCCCCTTAGTCGTGGTCATGCTCTTTTTTATAGCCAGCTTCTATTCAAAACAGATGGAGCGCTGGCTTTCCGTGCGCTTTTTCACCGCTATCGGGTTTGTCAGCTATGCGCTTTATCTGATTCATGAAAACCTGATGATCGCCATGATGATTAAGCTGAATGCCTGGATCAAGAGCGAAGCGGTGATGATAGCACTGCCAATTGTGGTGGTCGCCGTGCTCTATTATATCGCCTGGCTTATCAGCAAATATGCTGAGCCGGCGCTGCGCAATGCGCTAAATCTTGTAGTGGATGGTCGGGTCAGGGCAAAAGAGAGCTGA
- a CDS encoding mechanosensitive ion channel family protein, whose translation MPLLSGELSDMPKWVPAVLLVIFSLTAGFLSRFLLLKFICYWQSRDRKLFKSLEKHLRGSMFLFIPLLMINVGVNYIDIHPESFSFITTTLNIFIILSLCSVLIRLINVAQDMLFIRYDINLSNNLRARKIRTQIMYVKKVAIVLLVSICLSLILLSFPGVRKFGTTILAGAGVAGIIIGFALQKSLVNLFAGIQIAFTQPIKIDDAVVVEKEWGWIEEINLTYVVVRLWDLRRLVLPITYFTENPFQNWTRTNAQILGSVFLYLDYSMPLEPLRKQFEKILSETRLWDRETQVLQVTDADDKTMTIRLLMTAQNSPTAWDLRCHVREKMIEFIQQNYPQSLPRMRATLTDPALDSPTGQKSPSDDAGLEG comes from the coding sequence ATGCCTTTACTATCTGGTGAGTTATCTGACATGCCTAAATGGGTGCCTGCTGTATTGCTCGTCATCTTCTCGTTAACCGCAGGTTTTCTCTCTCGTTTTTTACTGCTGAAATTTATTTGCTACTGGCAGAGCCGCGACAGAAAGCTGTTCAAATCCCTTGAAAAACATCTTCGCGGCTCGATGTTTCTCTTTATCCCGTTACTCATGATCAATGTCGGCGTGAATTATATTGATATTCATCCGGAATCTTTCTCTTTTATTACAACCACCCTGAATATATTTATTATATTATCGCTGTGCTCGGTTTTAATTCGCCTGATCAACGTTGCGCAGGATATGCTGTTTATTCGCTATGATATCAACCTGTCTAACAATCTACGCGCCCGTAAAATCCGCACGCAGATAATGTATGTCAAGAAGGTGGCGATTGTATTACTCGTCTCAATCTGCCTCTCTCTTATTCTGCTCAGTTTTCCCGGCGTAAGAAAATTTGGCACGACCATCCTCGCCGGGGCCGGGGTGGCGGGGATCATTATCGGCTTTGCCCTGCAGAAGTCACTCGTCAACCTGTTTGCAGGCATTCAGATAGCCTTTACGCAGCCGATCAAAATAGATGACGCGGTGGTGGTTGAAAAGGAGTGGGGCTGGATTGAAGAAATCAACCTGACCTATGTGGTGGTTCGTCTCTGGGATCTGCGCAGACTGGTTCTGCCTATTACCTATTTCACCGAAAATCCCTTTCAGAACTGGACGCGTACTAATGCGCAAATTTTGGGTTCCGTCTTCCTTTACCTGGATTACTCCATGCCGCTGGAGCCTCTGCGTAAGCAATTTGAAAAGATCCTCAGCGAAACCAGGCTCTGGGACCGGGAGACTCAGGTGCTTCAGGTTACCGATGCCGATGACAAAACCATGACTATCCGGTTATTGATGACGGCGCAAAACTCACCAACGGCCTGGGATCTGCGCTGCCACGTTCGGGAAAAGATGATTGAGTTTATTCAACAAAATTATCCGCAGAGTCTTCCTCGCATGAGGGCTACGCTGACGGATCCTGCGCTGGATAGCCCGACAGGCCAGAAGTCCCCTTCTGACGATGCCGGGCTGGAGGGATAG
- the ftrA gene encoding transcriptional regulator FtrA — translation MINNAGLVAVLAYDGLCTFEFGIAVELFGLPRPEFDFPWYQHRIVSVDASPVQVSEGIQILSRFGVESLSEAQTIIIPGWRNRDERPPQALLDALCDAVQRGARLLSICSGVFVIAAAGLLNGRRATTHWRYTDELAARYPDITVDPNVLYVDSGQIITSAGSAAGIDACLHLISRDYGTHIANIVARRLVMAPQRSGGQAQFIPSPVAQKPRDEIAPVLEWVLQHLDCPLSVSQMAKRALMSERTFLRRFREALGMTPKAWLLQARMNLARELLENNQLPNQQIMARCGFGSMESFRAAFRKSVGISLSTYRKTFGGLSSERPCPVSVFEQ, via the coding sequence ATGATCAATAACGCGGGTTTAGTGGCCGTTCTGGCCTATGACGGGCTGTGTACTTTTGAGTTCGGCATTGCGGTAGAGCTGTTTGGTCTTCCCCGACCCGAATTTGATTTTCCCTGGTACCAACACCGTATTGTCTCGGTTGACGCCTCGCCGGTGCAGGTTTCAGAGGGGATTCAGATCCTGTCCCGTTTTGGCGTGGAGTCGCTTAGCGAGGCGCAGACCATTATTATTCCCGGCTGGCGTAATCGCGATGAGAGGCCGCCGCAGGCGCTGCTGGACGCCCTGTGCGATGCCGTCCAGCGCGGCGCGCGCCTGTTGTCGATCTGTTCAGGCGTTTTTGTTATCGCAGCGGCTGGCTTGCTAAACGGCAGGCGCGCAACCACCCACTGGCGTTATACCGACGAGCTGGCAGCGCGATATCCTGACATTACCGTTGACCCGAACGTGCTTTACGTCGACAGCGGGCAAATCATTACCTCAGCGGGCAGTGCGGCGGGCATCGATGCCTGTTTGCATCTGATCAGTCGCGATTACGGCACCCATATCGCCAATATCGTCGCGAGACGTTTAGTGATGGCGCCGCAGCGTTCGGGTGGTCAGGCGCAGTTTATTCCCTCACCCGTTGCGCAAAAGCCGCGCGATGAGATCGCACCGGTGCTGGAGTGGGTACTTCAGCATTTAGACTGCCCGCTCTCAGTCAGCCAGATGGCGAAGCGCGCTCTGATGTCGGAGCGAACCTTCCTGAGACGATTCAGAGAGGCGCTGGGTATGACGCCCAAAGCCTGGCTGCTTCAGGCGAGAATGAATCTGGCACGGGAACTGCTGGAAAATAATCAGCTGCCAAACCAGCAGATTATGGCGCGCTGCGGATTCGGATCGATGGAGAGCTTCCGCGCCGCATTCCGTAAATCGGTGGGAATCTCGCTTTCAACCTATCGCAAGACCTTTGGCGGCTTGAGCAGTGAAAGGCCCTGTCCTGTCAGCGTGTTTGAGCAGTAA
- a CDS encoding DUF2569 family protein: protein MTDAPFKWTCIKCDNEISQYQEYCAECEEKKYRKIGGFLYLPLLSLFALGYSYFSSLQITLQAGLITAGHAPIAQSGYFFIASGVNFFALLYIIYTTSLFLRKKKQLPLAYTILLAGGVALTLLDLVCTACLFPSVALGYEQIMPVVRRILHACIWIPYFRYSVRARKTFIR, encoded by the coding sequence ATGACCGACGCGCCTTTTAAATGGACTTGTATAAAGTGCGATAACGAAATTTCCCAATATCAGGAGTATTGCGCTGAGTGTGAAGAGAAGAAGTATCGTAAAATTGGCGGCTTCTTATATCTGCCGCTGTTAAGCCTGTTTGCTCTCGGCTACAGCTATTTCTCTTCGCTGCAGATAACCTTACAGGCTGGGCTGATTACGGCGGGACACGCGCCGATAGCGCAATCAGGCTATTTTTTTATTGCCTCCGGCGTAAACTTTTTCGCGCTTCTTTATATCATCTACACCACCTCACTCTTCTTGCGCAAAAAGAAACAGTTACCCCTGGCCTATACAATCTTGCTGGCCGGCGGCGTGGCGTTGACGCTGCTCGATCTCGTTTGCACGGCCTGCCTCTTTCCGTCAGTTGCGCTGGGCTATGAGCAGATAATGCCGGTGGTCAGGCGTATTCTTCACGCCTGTATCTGGATCCCCTACTTCCGTTATTCGGTGCGCGCCAGAAAGACATTTATACGTTAG
- a CDS encoding winged helix-turn-helix transcriptional regulator: MATDIPALLAEINSTRPILEQVANKWSVLILTVLCSEPARFNAIKRRLDPITHKALTEALRRLERNGLVSRRVIASSPVAVEYAITPLGRTLQAPFVALVGWAREYGSAIEQAQGVYDKQRAAEALE; this comes from the coding sequence ATGGCGACCGATATCCCGGCGCTGCTGGCAGAGATCAACAGCACGCGCCCCATTCTGGAACAGGTAGCAAATAAATGGTCAGTGTTAATTCTCACCGTGCTCTGCTCCGAGCCGGCGCGCTTTAATGCCATTAAACGCAGGCTCGATCCCATTACGCACAAGGCTTTGACCGAGGCGCTGCGCCGACTTGAACGCAATGGCCTCGTCAGCCGTCGCGTCATCGCATCGTCACCTGTAGCGGTGGAATATGCGATCACCCCGCTGGGTCGGACGCTGCAGGCGCCTTTTGTGGCGCTGGTGGGCTGGGCCAGGGAATACGGTAGCGCGATCGAGCAGGCGCAAGGGGTTTATGATAAGCAGCGCGCTGCCGAGGCGCTGGAGTAA
- a CDS encoding TonB-dependent siderophore receptor, translating to MKQPYLWVLNPCLLAMLSSGAWAEEIKEDQMVVSASRTHRSVAEMAQTTWIIEQQEIEQQVQGGKELKEVLAQLIPGMDVSSQGRTNYGMNMRGRSMMVMVDGVRLNSSRSDSRQLDAIDPFNIERIEVISGATSLYGGGSTGGLINIVTKKGQPGTQAELQTGVKSGFNSHNDRDENLAAAVSGGDDKASGRLSVAYQRYGGWYDGKGNETIIDNTQTGLQYSDRLDVMGTGTLNIDESQQLQLTTQYFKSESDGRHGLYLGENFSAVTGSGRAYNSGNLDSDRLPGTERHLINLQYSNTDFFGQDLVAQVYYRDESLTFYPFPTLSRNRVSSIGASQQKTDFYGGKLTHNSQPVDALTLTYGVDADHETFDANQQFFDLNSAAQSGGMTLKNAYNVGRYPGYSITNLAPFLQSSYDIDTITLSGGVRYQYTKNKVDDFVGYAQQQAIASGQASSADAVPGGSTDYNNLLFNAGILGRLTERQQLWFNFSQGFEIPDLAKYYGSGTYRLANGHYNLTNSVNVNDSKLDGIKVDSYELGWRFTGDSLRTQLAAYYSLSDKTISINKSDMTINLDDDKRRIYGVEGQVDYFFDNSEWSSGANFNIIKSETRVEGKWEKLTIDSASPSKVSAWLNWAPGDWDLRVQSTQTFDVSDADGKKIDGYNTVDFLGSYALPVGKLSFSVENLLDKDYTTVWGQRAPGLYSPTYGDAALYTYKGRGRTFGLNYSVLF from the coding sequence ATGAAACAGCCGTATCTGTGGGTTTTGAATCCTTGTTTACTTGCGATGCTCTCTTCCGGCGCCTGGGCCGAAGAGATAAAAGAGGATCAGATGGTGGTCTCTGCCAGCCGTACCCACCGCAGCGTGGCGGAAATGGCGCAAACTACCTGGATTATCGAGCAGCAAGAGATTGAGCAGCAGGTTCAGGGCGGCAAGGAGTTAAAAGAGGTGCTGGCGCAGCTGATTCCCGGCATGGACGTCAGCAGCCAGGGACGAACCAACTACGGCATGAATATGCGCGGTCGCTCAATGATGGTGATGGTGGACGGCGTCCGTCTTAACTCGTCACGCAGCGACAGCCGCCAGCTGGACGCGATCGATCCCTTCAATATTGAGCGTATTGAAGTGATTTCAGGCGCCACCTCGCTCTACGGCGGCGGCAGTACCGGCGGCCTGATCAATATCGTCACCAAAAAAGGGCAGCCGGGCACGCAGGCGGAGCTGCAAACCGGCGTGAAAAGCGGCTTCAACAGTCATAACGATCGCGATGAGAACCTGGCGGCGGCGGTAAGCGGCGGCGATGACAAAGCCTCGGGCCGCCTGTCGGTAGCGTATCAGCGCTATGGCGGCTGGTATGACGGCAAAGGCAATGAGACGATTATCGATAATACCCAGACCGGGCTGCAGTACTCCGATCGTCTGGACGTAATGGGCACGGGCACGCTCAATATCGATGAGAGCCAGCAGCTGCAGCTCACCACGCAATATTTCAAGAGCGAGTCGGACGGCAGGCATGGCCTCTATCTGGGGGAGAATTTCTCGGCGGTGACCGGCTCCGGCCGCGCCTATAACTCAGGCAACCTCGACTCCGATCGCCTGCCGGGCACCGAACGCCACCTGATTAACCTGCAGTATTCCAACACCGACTTTTTCGGCCAGGATCTGGTGGCGCAGGTTTACTATCGCGACGAGAGCCTGACTTTCTATCCCTTCCCTACCCTCAGCCGTAATCGCGTCTCCAGCATTGGCGCCTCGCAGCAGAAGACCGATTTCTATGGCGGCAAGCTCACCCATAACAGCCAGCCTGTCGACGCGCTGACCCTGACCTACGGCGTCGACGCGGACCATGAGACCTTTGACGCCAACCAGCAGTTTTTTGATCTGAACAGCGCGGCGCAAAGCGGCGGCATGACGCTGAAAAATGCCTATAACGTCGGGCGCTATCCCGGCTACAGCATTACTAACCTCGCGCCGTTCCTGCAGTCGAGCTACGACATTGACACCATCACGCTGAGCGGCGGCGTGCGCTACCAGTATACGAAAAACAAGGTGGACGATTTTGTTGGCTATGCGCAGCAGCAGGCGATCGCCAGCGGTCAGGCCAGCTCGGCGGATGCGGTGCCGGGCGGCTCCACTGACTACAATAATCTGCTCTTTAATGCCGGCATTCTGGGTCGCCTGACCGAGCGCCAGCAGCTGTGGTTTAACTTCTCGCAGGGCTTTGAGATCCCGGACCTGGCAAAATATTACGGTTCCGGCACCTATCGCTTAGCCAACGGGCATTACAACCTCACCAACAGCGTTAACGTCAATGATTCGAAGCTCGACGGCATTAAAGTTGATTCTTACGAGCTTGGCTGGCGCTTTACCGGCGACAGCCTGCGCACCCAGCTGGCGGCTTACTACTCGCTGTCGGATAAAACCATCAGCATTAATAAAAGCGATATGACGATTAACCTGGACGACGACAAGCGCCGTATTTATGGCGTAGAGGGCCAGGTTGATTACTTCTTTGATAACAGCGAGTGGAGCAGCGGCGCTAACTTCAACATTATCAAATCTGAGACGCGCGTAGAGGGTAAATGGGAAAAGCTCACCATCGACAGCGCCAGCCCATCCAAAGTCAGCGCCTGGCTGAACTGGGCGCCGGGCGACTGGGATCTACGCGTCCAGAGCACGCAGACCTTTGACGTTTCCGATGCTGACGGCAAGAAAATCGATGGCTATAACACCGTGGATTTTCTGGGCAGCTATGCGCTGCCGGTCGGCAAACTCAGCTTCAGCGTAGAGAACCTGCTGGATAAGGATTACACCACGGTATGGGGCCAGCGGGCACCGGGGCTCTACAGCCCCACCTACGGCGATGCAGCGCTTTATACCTATAAAGGTCGCGGCCGCACCTTTGGCCTGAACTACTCAGTGCTGTTCTGA